In Vanessa cardui chromosome 8, ilVanCard2.1, whole genome shotgun sequence, the following are encoded in one genomic region:
- the LOC124532159 gene encoding facilitated trehalose transporter Tret1-like, with product MTKIPEAFLKQLWLTFGASLAFLIIGLVRGYSASAIPSIENLDPDLIQHSEQKSWIGAIPPLGAFLGSMCSGPLMQRAGRKRTLQLTAPLWAASWLILGFAPNFPLVLLGRIMSGLCVGFALAPAQVYVSECCDPEIRGRLGSLPTLSMSLGILISYLAGNWLSWRYLSFLSALFCAALFFVLLPLPESPIWLSSRGLDNTAAVKWLQLSQHAIATVKEDDQEHNEKVEEPKSLFTREVFFSSAVIKPLVVGFALLFFQQFSGIDAVIFFTVEIFQTAGSKLDAMTATIVVGAVQLLSNGASTALVDRAGRRPLLLLSAAAMCAAMLAMGAAFYFEFEHNSYLGYLPIASLVVFMLGFSLGFGGLPFLLLGELFPAHYRSQLSAMASAVNLISMFTVIKSYHALERVLTSAGTFWMYACFCAVAFFFVVFMVPETKGKSLAEIEQHFRGKKRKNEVDLKSVQTKF from the exons TTATGGCTCACCTTCGGCGCTTCACTCGCTTTCCTTATTATTGGCCTGGTCCGAGGATATTCAGCTTCCGCTATACCTTCGATAGAAAATTTGGATCCAGATCTGATTCAGCATAGCGAACAAAAATCATGGATTG GTGCGATACCACCATTAGGAGCCTTTCTGGGCAGTATGTGTTCCGGGCCATTAATGCAACGTGCGGGCAGAAAACGAACTTTGCAACTGACTGCACCACTTTGGGCTGCCAGTTGGCTAATCCTCGGATTTGCACCTAACTTTCCGCTCGTGTTGCTGGGTCGTATCATGTCAGGCCTTTGCGTCGGATTCGCTTTAGCGCCAGCACAAGTATAT GTAAGCGAGTGCTGTGATCCTGAAATCCGTGGAAGGCTGGGATCTTTGCCGACGCTGTCCATGTCACTGGGCATTCTAATCTCTTACTTGGCCGGTAACTGGTTGTCATGGAGATATCTGTCGTTCCTCTCCGCCTTGTTCTGCG cggctttattttttgttctacTCCCGTTACCGGAGTCTCCAATATGGTTGAGTTCAAGAGGCCTGGACAACACAGCCGCGGTGAAGTGGTTGCAACTCTCCCAACACGCCATCGCTACCGTCAAAGAGGACGATCAAGA GCACAATGAAAAAGTAGAAGAGCCCAAAAGTCTGTTTACACGCGAAGTATTCTTTTCTTCGGCGGTCATCAAGCCCCTCGTTGTGGGATTTGCGTTGCTCTTCTTCCAACAGTTCAGCGGTATCGACGCTGTCATCTTCTTCACCGTCGAAATATTCCAAACCGCTG GAAGCAAGCTGGACGCGATGACGGCGACGATCGTAGTGGGCGCCGTGCAGCTGCTCAGCAACGGCGCGAGCACGGCGCTGGTGGACCGCGCGGGGCGGCGGCCGCTGCTGCTGCTGTCGGCCGCCGCCATGTGCGCCGCCATGCTCGCCATGGGCGCCGCCTTCTACTTTGAATTCGAGCACAACTCTTACCTGGG GTATCTGCCGATAGCCAGCTTGGTGGTGTTCATGCTGGGATTTTCGCTTGGGTTCGGAGGCCTCCCGTTTCTACTGCTCGGAGAGCTGTTCCCCGCGCATTACCGCTCGCAGCTGTCCGCCATGGCCAGCGCCGTCAACCTCATATCCATGTTCACCGTCATCAAATCTTATCATGCTTTGGAG CGCGTATTGACTTCAGCGGGGACGTTTTGGATGTACGCTTGTTTCTGCGCGGTGGCGTTTTTCTTCGTTGTGTTCATGGTCCCCGAGACGAAAGGGAAATCGCTCGCCGAGATAGAGCAGCACTTTCGGGGCAAGAAGAGGAAAAATGAGGTCGATTTGAAATCGGTTCAAACGAAATTTTAG